The following proteins are co-located in the Lentibacillus sp. JNUCC-1 genome:
- a CDS encoding Gfo/Idh/MocA family protein, whose translation MIFIQNIGLIGLGFIGQKHLEAYSHIPNARVKAICTADQEKGTKLAAEFNTSHVTSFEDLLADDDIDVIDICLPTHLHESYALKAAHAGKHIFCEKPLTLTAESAQRMIEATEANGVRLFVGHVLRFWPEYALIQSYSQTKMQDIQVIHAKRLGQAPKWSDWFQYPEKSGGALFDLHIHDIDYICALLGEVATVYAVGHQNAYGAWDHVMTTLTFNNNSQAFVEASHRMPPDYPFSMTFRAQTPDATLDYKSQAGDNIDPDEDSHTTMTYYSSTEKTSLQVEATDPFQQELIYFIHCLEANQDNTIIPLSDVLYTLKLLKAIERSLETKKVISMHNTTRKEGVCSNQSES comes from the coding sequence GTGATCTTCATCCAAAACATCGGTCTTATTGGTCTGGGGTTTATTGGTCAGAAACACTTGGAAGCATATAGTCATATCCCTAACGCTCGGGTGAAGGCAATTTGTACGGCTGATCAGGAAAAAGGCACTAAGCTGGCTGCTGAATTCAATACGTCCCATGTTACAAGCTTTGAAGACTTATTAGCAGATGACGACATCGATGTGATTGATATTTGCCTCCCGACACACTTGCATGAATCATACGCGCTCAAGGCGGCACATGCAGGTAAGCACATTTTCTGCGAGAAACCGCTGACGCTAACAGCGGAATCAGCGCAACGCATGATTGAGGCAACAGAAGCAAACGGGGTGCGACTGTTCGTGGGACATGTTCTGCGCTTTTGGCCAGAATACGCTCTCATCCAATCCTACAGCCAGACAAAAATGCAAGATATACAAGTGATCCACGCCAAGCGGCTTGGGCAGGCCCCGAAGTGGAGTGACTGGTTTCAATACCCTGAAAAAAGTGGCGGGGCCTTATTCGATTTGCATATTCATGATATCGATTACATTTGTGCGTTGCTTGGAGAGGTTGCGACGGTATACGCTGTTGGTCACCAAAATGCGTACGGGGCATGGGACCATGTTATGACGACGTTAACATTTAATAATAACAGTCAGGCATTCGTGGAAGCTTCACACCGCATGCCACCAGATTATCCGTTCTCAATGACCTTCAGGGCTCAAACACCGGATGCAACATTAGATTACAAGAGTCAAGCCGGTGACAATATCGATCCGGATGAGGATAGTCACACGACAATGACCTATTACTCATCTACAGAAAAAACATCCTTACAGGTCGAGGCAACAGATCCTTTTCAACAAGAACTGATTTATTTCATCCATTGCCTTGAAGCGAATCAGGACAACACAATTATTCCGCTTTCAGATGTCCTGTATACACTGAAGCTGCTGAAGGCAATCGAACGGTCATTGGAAACAAAAAAGGTTATAAGCATGCACAACACAACTCGAAAGGAGGGGGTGTGTTCCAATCAGTCAGAAAGCTAG
- a CDS encoding HAD family hydrolase, with amino-acid sequence MIKALIFDFDGLILDTETAWYESYKETLEELYGYNLQIEDFVKCVGSNGEVFWDFLQTELGDSYDYHMIKDKAGKLHTLKIKNYKERDGVKDFLEDAFKKNLKIALATSSSKRWATTHLTNLKLISYFDILITKDDVKDVKPSPDLFNKAIKELNIRPSEAIVFEDSLNGLIAAQKADLKTIIVPNPITKSLPFKDYHLKLNSMKDMTLKEVISTT; translated from the coding sequence ATGATAAAAGCTTTAATATTTGATTTTGACGGCCTCATTTTAGATACGGAAACGGCATGGTATGAATCCTATAAAGAAACTTTGGAGGAACTATATGGTTATAATCTACAAATAGAGGATTTTGTTAAATGTGTTGGCTCCAATGGAGAAGTTTTTTGGGATTTTCTACAAACAGAGTTAGGTGATTCATATGATTATCATATGATTAAAGATAAAGCCGGAAAGTTACACACACTAAAAATAAAAAACTATAAAGAGCGGGATGGCGTAAAAGACTTTTTGGAGGATGCCTTCAAAAAAAATCTTAAAATCGCTTTGGCAACAAGCTCTTCCAAAAGGTGGGCTACGACACACTTAACCAATCTCAAATTAATATCTTATTTTGATATTTTGATAACGAAAGACGATGTGAAAGATGTCAAACCTTCTCCGGACCTATTTAATAAAGCAATCAAAGAATTAAATATAAGACCGTCAGAGGCCATCGTTTTCGAGGATTCATTAAACGGATTGATTGCAGCCCAAAAAGCAGATTTAAAGACAATTATTGTGCCTAATCCGATCACTAAGTCTCTTCCGTTCAAGGATTATCATTTAAAATTAAATTCTATGAAGGACATGACTCTTAAAGAGGTCATAAGTACGACCTGA
- a CDS encoding GNAT family N-acetyltransferase: MEDIIELKESDYESVSLLSQFAFQYELSEDELIKKKKEMARHRIWGWMVEGDLAAKLHLIPLSCYILGNTYKMGGISAVGTWPEYRRQGMVKKLLKHALTEMKKEGQTISFLHPFSIPFYRKYGWEMAFHSNKYTIPMKKLKKDWDGKGYLRRNPLDLDTLHSVYTRYAKQFTGMLTRDRKWWEQRVFKDRWHTAVAYDEAGSAEGYLLYMVKENVLHVHEMVDCTLNARKLLFQFISDHDSMAEEVRITLPDNDHIRLLINDPSFQHKVEPNFMARIVDVLAFLEKYPLQKCYLTQPLLLHVVDDFLPENNGTYHFNSIGDHIKITYEAYDDISVKGLHCNIQQLTIMMLGYKRPSDLFNAGLLKGEYEDIKKLEKIIPFQQTLLTDSF; this comes from the coding sequence TTGGAAGATATTATTGAATTAAAAGAAAGTGATTATGAATCTGTTTCTTTATTATCACAATTTGCCTTTCAATACGAGTTATCTGAAGACGAGCTTATAAAGAAAAAGAAAGAAATGGCCCGGCATAGAATATGGGGGTGGATGGTGGAAGGGGATCTTGCAGCCAAATTGCATCTCATCCCACTTTCCTGCTATATTCTTGGAAACACGTACAAAATGGGTGGTATTAGTGCTGTTGGAACATGGCCAGAATACCGCAGACAAGGCATGGTCAAAAAACTGCTAAAGCATGCCTTAACAGAAATGAAAAAAGAAGGTCAAACCATATCTTTTTTACATCCATTTTCAATTCCATTCTACCGTAAATATGGTTGGGAAATGGCTTTTCATAGTAACAAATATACCATTCCCATGAAAAAGCTAAAAAAAGACTGGGATGGTAAGGGATATTTACGTCGTAACCCATTGGACCTTGACACGCTACATTCGGTTTATACGAGGTACGCTAAACAATTTACAGGTATGCTCACACGAGATAGAAAATGGTGGGAGCAGCGAGTTTTTAAAGATAGATGGCACACCGCGGTCGCATATGATGAAGCTGGGAGTGCTGAAGGATATCTTCTTTACATGGTTAAAGAGAATGTTCTTCACGTGCACGAAATGGTTGACTGCACGCTCAATGCCAGAAAGTTGTTATTCCAATTTATCAGTGACCATGACTCGATGGCAGAGGAGGTACGAATCACTCTACCTGATAATGATCATATTAGGTTACTCATTAATGATCCTTCATTCCAACACAAAGTTGAACCCAATTTCATGGCACGTATTGTCGACGTGCTGGCATTTCTGGAAAAGTATCCATTACAAAAATGTTACTTAACACAGCCTCTCTTATTACATGTTGTAGATGACTTTTTACCTGAAAACAATGGTACATATCACTTTAATTCTATTGGTGACCACATTAAGATAACCTATGAAGCTTATGATGACATTTCTGTCAAAGGGCTTCATTGTAACATCCAACAGCTAACCATTATGATGCTTGGTTATAAGCGTCCCAGTGATCTCTTTAATGCTGGTCTTTTAAAGGGGGAATATGAAGATATAAAGAAACTCGAAAAAATCATCCCTTTTCAACAAACCTTATTAACAGACTCATTTTAA
- a CDS encoding MFS transporter — MLLSGSQMIFNTYIVLFAYEFLEIGLISAGLLLVIAEVGGSFGRIIWGLVSDRLFDSKRIVIILIISIMVAGMGLLFAFLPAGISFWAMTPLTFVFGFCVSGFNGIWMNAATELVPFRQSGIATGFSLTIGAVGVMFAPPVFGHLVDTTGAYTWGWLFVAMMMGVVMTLLLGAMRFVKGRG, encoded by the coding sequence ATGTTGTTGAGTGGGTCTCAGATGATTTTCAATACGTATATTGTGTTATTTGCTTATGAATTCTTGGAGATCGGGCTAATTTCTGCCGGGTTGCTGCTGGTAATCGCTGAAGTGGGCGGATCTTTTGGCAGGATCATCTGGGGGCTGGTCAGTGACCGGCTGTTTGACAGCAAGCGGATCGTGATTATTTTGATCATCTCCATAATGGTTGCGGGGATGGGGCTTTTGTTTGCCTTTTTGCCAGCGGGTATTTCTTTCTGGGCAATGACGCCGCTCACGTTTGTGTTTGGTTTCTGTGTATCGGGCTTCAATGGCATTTGGATGAACGCTGCGACGGAATTGGTGCCATTTCGGCAGTCCGGGATCGCTACCGGATTCAGCTTGACTATCGGTGCAGTTGGGGTCATGTTTGCTCCGCCAGTGTTTGGGCATCTGGTTGACACGACGGGTGCGTATACATGGGGCTGGCTGTTTGTCGCGATGATGATGGGCGTTGTGATGACGCTGCTGTTGGGCGCGATGCGGTTTGTGAAGGGGCGTGGATAG
- a CDS encoding substrate-binding domain-containing protein codes for MKKSFYVLVLFGLLIAGILSACGGDNTTEAEAEGNTGGNDGGDGDKHKIGILAPAVTHGWVAAVAYHAENRAEELSDEIEYQIQTSSNAEEMTSQLDDLMTWGAEAIVAFPQWEGMEVPIQKALDADIEVVNFDIEIDAEGVYRVAGDNEDMGIQGANYIVDKIGTKGTVVVLENPSAGSVSKLRVNGFKDTIADIAPDMNLETYAAEFTRESGLSDFSDILTSLDHIDAVYSIDDETSIGVLQAINEAGRDEIQVVTGGAACRSTLK; via the coding sequence ATGAAGAAATCTTTTTATGTGCTGGTATTATTCGGTTTACTGATCGCTGGAATCTTGAGTGCCTGTGGTGGAGATAACACAACAGAAGCAGAAGCTGAAGGAAATACCGGCGGGAACGATGGTGGCGATGGTGATAAACATAAAATCGGTATCCTGGCACCAGCCGTGACGCATGGTTGGGTGGCAGCGGTCGCGTATCATGCTGAGAACAGAGCTGAAGAATTGTCTGATGAGATTGAGTATCAGATTCAAACGAGCAGTAACGCAGAGGAAATGACCTCACAGCTTGACGACTTGATGACCTGGGGCGCAGAAGCCATTGTTGCATTCCCACAGTGGGAAGGAATGGAAGTTCCGATCCAGAAAGCATTAGACGCAGACATCGAGGTTGTCAACTTCGATATTGAAATCGATGCTGAAGGCGTTTACCGTGTTGCGGGTGACAACGAAGACATGGGGATCCAGGGCGCCAATTATATTGTCGATAAGATCGGCACAAAAGGAACGGTCGTCGTACTGGAAAATCCATCTGCTGGCTCTGTGTCCAAACTCCGTGTCAACGGGTTTAAAGACACGATCGCTGACATCGCACCTGACATGAACCTTGAAACATATGCAGCAGAATTTACGCGGGAATCTGGTCTGAGTGACTTTTCCGATATCCTGACATCCCTTGACCATATTGACGCTGTCTATTCGATCGATGATGAGACATCCATTGGTGTGCTTCAGGCCATCAATGAAGCTGGAAGAGATGAGATCCAAGTTGTAACTGGCGGGGCGGCATGCAGGAGTACTTTAAAATGA
- a CDS encoding ABC transporter permease yields the protein MENSQATQKRSFMEWFKYRWSNNPLFSIFIALVIMIILQTLVLGFDYDSFGDWLQSWTNNWINILRNNAGIGIIALGMTMVIMSEGIDLSVGSTLVATGAFTMMLIDTGAKGFLGMFGLTGVLGFVVAIPLVLIFGYLLGALIGVTITRGKVPPFIATLGAMMIFRSVTQHFMQGYNPRVPMEFLQIASFKIGPYMIMPIVYWAVIAAILYYVSKRTTFGRQIIAVGSSERAAKLSGVKVNKVKLRVYGLMGLLVSVAALIQVSRIGSMDFSNAGRGMEMDAIAAAVVGGASLSGGKGSILGAVYGMLIIAVMNNLLNLFGVPPFLREAFKGMIVVAAVLLQRKEKLS from the coding sequence ATGGAGAACAGCCAAGCAACACAAAAAAGATCTTTTATGGAATGGTTTAAATACAGATGGTCCAATAATCCGTTGTTCAGCATCTTTATTGCATTGGTCATCATGATTATTTTACAAACACTGGTCCTTGGATTTGATTATGATTCTTTCGGTGACTGGCTGCAGTCCTGGACCAACAACTGGATCAATATTCTAAGAAATAACGCAGGCATCGGCATTATTGCACTCGGGATGACAATGGTCATTATGTCAGAAGGCATTGACTTGTCTGTTGGGTCAACGCTTGTGGCCACAGGTGCCTTCACCATGATGCTGATCGACACGGGCGCAAAAGGTTTTCTCGGGATGTTTGGTCTGACAGGGGTGCTCGGTTTCGTTGTGGCAATTCCGCTTGTGCTCATATTCGGGTACCTGCTCGGGGCGCTCATTGGTGTCACGATCACAAGAGGGAAGGTGCCACCTTTCATTGCGACACTTGGGGCGATGATGATCTTCCGTAGTGTCACTCAGCACTTCATGCAGGGCTATAACCCAAGAGTCCCGATGGAGTTTTTGCAGATTGCCAGTTTCAAAATCGGACCGTATATGATTATGCCAATCGTCTACTGGGCGGTCATCGCAGCGATTTTATACTATGTTTCGAAGCGCACGACATTTGGCCGGCAGATTATTGCCGTCGGTTCAAGTGAACGGGCAGCCAAACTTTCCGGGGTAAAAGTCAACAAAGTTAAGCTCCGAGTCTATGGTCTTATGGGGTTGCTTGTGTCAGTCGCAGCGCTCATACAAGTATCGCGCATCGGCTCGATGGACTTTTCCAATGCGGGACGTGGCATGGAGATGGATGCCATTGCGGCGGCTGTTGTCGGCGGAGCGAGCCTTAGCGGTGGAAAAGGCTCTATTCTCGGGGCAGTCTATGGGATGCTGATTATTGCCGTGATGAATAATCTATTAAACCTGTTCGGTGTACCGCCTTTTTTAAGAGAAGCGTTTAAAGGTATGATTGTTGTGGCAGCAGTGCTTCTGCAAAGGAAAGAAAAGCTTTCTTAG
- a CDS encoding MFS transporter: MATSVQRLGKDHLMPWKMLALLVGLQVLVAFVGRSLAPLGPLIGVDLSLTKAQIGLMPAALFVGQSVIALPAGFLTDRIGTKWMLLIAAVCLGGSFMVMTFVSVYAGMLLMIVLGGVGYGASHPAANRGILYWFDAKKRGTAMGIKQMGITAGSALSALLLLPLANVWGWRPAVILASVLLVIVGLAVFMLFRDPEGWQRRNLQLNRHVFLVDWLRWRKTERSF, from the coding sequence ATGGCTACATCCGTGCAGCGTTTGGGAAAGGATCATTTAATGCCGTGGAAGATGCTGGCGCTGCTTGTGGGGCTGCAGGTTCTGGTGGCTTTTGTGGGACGGAGTCTGGCACCACTTGGACCGTTGATTGGCGTTGACTTATCGTTGACGAAGGCGCAGATTGGGTTAATGCCTGCTGCGTTGTTTGTGGGACAGTCGGTTATAGCCCTGCCGGCTGGGTTTTTAACGGATCGGATTGGGACCAAGTGGATGCTCTTGATCGCAGCTGTTTGTCTGGGCGGCAGTTTTATGGTGATGACGTTTGTGTCTGTTTATGCGGGCATGCTGCTGATGATTGTACTTGGTGGTGTCGGGTACGGTGCGTCCCATCCGGCTGCGAATCGTGGCATTTTGTATTGGTTTGATGCGAAGAAACGTGGCACGGCGATGGGCATTAAGCAAATGGGTATTACGGCAGGCTCTGCTTTGTCAGCGTTGTTGCTGCTGCCGCTTGCGAATGTGTGGGGCTGGCGACCAGCGGTTATTCTTGCCAGTGTGCTGCTGGTGATCGTGGGCTTGGCTGTGTTTATGCTTTTTCGGGATCCTGAGGGGTGGCAGAGGCGGAATCTTCAGCTGAACCGGCACGTTTTTTTAGTGGACTGGTTGAGATGGCGAAAAACGGAGCGCTCCTTTTGA
- a CDS encoding sugar ABC transporter ATP-binding protein has product MIIEMENIKKSFGSNNVLKEVSLTIQGGDICALLGENGAGKSTLMNILGGVHQMDAGAIKINGEPVSFTTPSDSLNAGIAFIHQELNLINDLPIYENMFLSRELKTKFGTLDLKGMITATAEIFKQMNIDLDPRTMVKDLDSSYKQIVEICRAMMTNASIIIMDEPTTSLTEQEIARVFEMMRTMKTHDVGIIFISHKLNEVKQVCNRYAVLRDGNLVSEGDVADVTTDDLARFMVGFDVRTESLRREKELGREVLRLENLTSKQLFKDINLTVRAGEILGVTGLLGDGRSELFQSVFGANDPPSGQIYLDGQAITIHDTTEALEKGIAYLPRNRKENAILPDMNIIENAAITTWPKFSRGGVIDINRHEEAFAGHRKTLRLKMGELTDSITSLSGGNQQKVVLAKWLATNPEILILDNPTQGVDVGAKEDIYDIILKLAEDQIAIIVLSGEAQEIIRLCDRAVVMYHGVIQGEVTDDKMTEHEIMRLATGGN; this is encoded by the coding sequence ATGATCATCGAAATGGAAAACATTAAAAAATCATTCGGCAGCAACAATGTGCTTAAAGAGGTCTCCCTAACCATTCAAGGCGGTGACATTTGTGCCTTGCTCGGAGAAAATGGTGCAGGGAAATCGACGCTGATGAACATTTTAGGTGGCGTTCATCAGATGGACGCTGGCGCCATTAAAATCAACGGAGAACCGGTCAGCTTCACAACACCTTCAGATTCGCTCAATGCAGGCATTGCTTTTATCCATCAAGAACTAAATCTGATTAATGACCTGCCCATTTATGAAAATATGTTTCTCAGCCGAGAACTGAAAACCAAATTCGGGACTCTTGATCTGAAAGGTATGATCACAGCAACAGCTGAAATTTTTAAACAAATGAACATTGATCTGGATCCGCGGACAATGGTCAAGGATCTGGATTCTTCCTATAAACAAATCGTGGAAATCTGTCGTGCAATGATGACGAACGCATCGATCATTATTATGGATGAACCGACAACGTCTCTGACTGAACAAGAAATTGCGCGGGTTTTTGAAATGATGCGGACGATGAAGACCCATGATGTCGGTATTATATTTATTTCTCATAAATTAAATGAAGTGAAACAGGTGTGTAACCGCTATGCCGTATTAAGAGACGGCAACCTCGTGTCAGAGGGGGATGTAGCGGATGTGACCACAGATGATCTGGCTCGGTTTATGGTCGGGTTTGATGTCCGGACAGAATCCTTGAGACGGGAAAAAGAACTGGGCCGTGAAGTGCTGCGTCTGGAAAATTTAACATCAAAGCAGCTTTTTAAAGATATTAACTTGACCGTACGTGCTGGTGAGATTCTCGGGGTTACTGGGTTACTCGGAGACGGCAGGAGTGAACTTTTCCAGTCAGTCTTTGGGGCTAATGACCCGCCTTCCGGACAGATTTATTTGGACGGTCAGGCGATCACCATTCATGACACCACGGAGGCGCTTGAAAAGGGGATTGCTTACCTCCCGCGAAATCGCAAAGAGAATGCGATCCTCCCTGATATGAATATTATTGAAAATGCTGCGATCACCACTTGGCCAAAATTTTCCCGGGGCGGGGTGATTGACATCAACCGGCATGAGGAAGCTTTTGCCGGTCACCGCAAAACATTACGTCTGAAAATGGGTGAATTGACTGACAGCATTACAAGTCTCTCAGGTGGCAACCAGCAAAAAGTTGTTCTGGCGAAATGGCTGGCTACAAATCCGGAGATTCTGATTCTGGATAATCCAACGCAAGGTGTTGATGTCGGTGCCAAAGAAGACATCTATGACATTATCCTTAAATTGGCAGAAGATCAGATTGCCATTATTGTCCTCTCAGGGGAAGCGCAGGAAATTATCCGCCTGTGTGACAGAGCGGTTGTGATGTACCACGGGGTCATTCAGGGTGAGGTTACAGACGATAAGATGACCGAACATGAGATTATGCGGCTTGCGACAGGCGGGAATTAA